DNA sequence from the Hoylesella buccalis ATCC 35310 genome:
GCCGTAATCTCATAGCCGTCTTTCAGAGTTTTCACAGCATAGTACCTGCCATCTTGTCCCATCACTTGCTTTGTCTTGCCGTTATTGGCCATTGGATTGTCACCTGTCCAGAACTCAATGGTGTTGAGTACCACGACATCGGCAGTGCCACAGATGGCGTAGGCCGGCGAGAGAATCAGGAAGATGATTTCGTTCAGGAACTTACTGTCCGTGGCTGTTTTGTTCCAACTCAACAGCTTGTTGAACAGACCGAAGCTTCCGATGCAAGATGTTGTCAGCAAGGTTGCTGCCAGCAGAAGGGTGGAAACCCTAAGATTTTTCTTTTTCATCATTCAAAGTGTTTTGGTGTGTAATCAGTGTTCCAAAGATACACATTAATTATAGGCCAGCCATGGGGATGATGTTTTTTAACCTAAAATTTAATTTATATTATAGGTATGTATGCTGACTCCCTGTGCCGACGGCAGGAAATTGATGCCCCACCAGCACATCTGCAGCAGCGCGAAGTTGATGACGAGTATCCACAGCGCGGTCCTTGAGCTTCCTTTGCCGCCCAGTCGCAGGTGGATGTAGGCCAGATAGGCCAGCCATGTGGCCGCGGCCCACGTTTCCTTGGGATCCCATGCCCAGTAGTGTCCCCAGGCTTCTTTTGCCCACAGTGCGCCGAAGAGCATGCCGGTTGTCAGGAAAGCCCAGCCAACGTAGGTCAGATTGTCGCAGATGTCCATTTCATCCAGGCTGGCCTTCTGTCTCTTGATGAACAGCAGGTAGGCCGATATGACAAACGCGGCGCCCAGCAGGGCGTATGCAAACATGTATACGATGACATGTGGGGCAAACCATGGGCTTTGCAGGGCAGGCATCAGCGTCTTGCTGTGTATCTCAGGTTTGAGGATGTTGATGCAGATGAAGACGAGTGAGAGCAGGGTGGAGAGGGGAAGTATCCACTTGTATCTCCATCGGCTGTAGACGATGAGGCCAGCCAGTGGAAGGAAGAGCGAGTACCACAGACGGGTTTCCCCCATAGTTCGGAGCGGTGGGCGGTCAAGGGTTATCCACATCCAGAGGACGTACATGAAGAAAACGGCCAGGCCTAGACCCGTCAGGGTGTATGCCCTGCGGGATTTGTTCTTCCATGATGCCCAGGCGCCCCCTGCCCATAGCAGTGCCGAGAGGATGGCGAAAGCCAAGAAATAGTGCCAGGTCATGGGTGTTCCTCCTTTCTTCTTTGTGCGGTGATGAAAACCATGACGGCTCCTGCCAGCAGCAGGCAGATGCCTGTGTAGACTGCAGGCAGCCAGGGGTCGGCAACCAGTTCGAATGTGCTTTCGTCGCTCCAGCGTCCCATTCGTTTGTCGTAGTCCAGCAGGTAGATCTTCCATCCATCGACAGCGAATGGCTTGTTAACTTCTATTTCGGCTGTCTCGCACTTGCCGGTCTTTGTGAATATTTGCACGGTCGAGGCGTAGCGTAGTGGCTCGCGTAGTGGCATGAAGAGGCGGAGGCTGTCCGTTAGGGTCAGCGTTTGGCTGGGGAACAGGTAGCTTCCGTCGCTGATCCAGTCTTTCTTGCGGGTTTTCCCGTCGGGCGAGGTGGCTTCAACGAGTACCGCACTCACTGCGCCGGATGACATCCACGGCACGTATTGCATCGATGCGTCCATAATTTTGGGAGCAGCCTCGCTGATGTTCTGCTCTATTTTGATGCCCCATCCCAGTAGCTTTCCTTGTCTCAGGGATGGCTCGAGCAGCAGGCTCTGAGGGGTTCCTTCGGGCAATGCGTTGCCCCGTGCGTCAGCCATCAACAGCCTGGGCGGGTATTGGTCGATGGTAAAGCTGTCCAACTGGATGGCAATGGGCAGCTCGTGCATTCGCATTTGGCCGTCTGTGGCCCGCCATTCGGGCTGTCCCTTGTAGCAAATCATCTTCAGGCGCCTCATGTCGGCACTGCCCAGTGTTGCGGTGACCAGCACAAGCAGCAGGCCAGTGTGGCACAGCAGCGAGGGAATGTTGCGCCGTTTCATTGACAACAGCTGATGTATGGCCGTCTCCCCCACCGTGATGGTGACCCAAAGGTATATCCATACAAATGGCCAGTACGACAACATGCGGGTAAGGCCGATAGCGTCTGTCGCCGGCATGGAGGCTGGAACCTGCCGGGTGAGTCCCATGATAACCGTCATCAATGCGGCAAAGCCAAGGGCAGTGGTGGCCGAATAGGTTGTGGTGAGATAGCGGAAAAGGTAGACGTGTGGGCGCAGGGCGTAGATTGTTGCCAGGACCAGTACGGTACATGCCAGTGCGATGGCGTTGGCCGGGAAGGCAAAAACGCTCCAGTCTATGGGGCCTGCTGTCAGCTGGAGCAGTTGGCCGGTGATGACAAGTCCTGCGCCAATGGCTATTCCTTCTTTGTATTTCCAGGGTTTGTTCCACATACTGTTGTCGTGTCAGGATGTTTATGCACAGGGGTAGCATAAGAAAGCCACTGCATGGAGCATGCGTGCAGTGACTCTTTCTGTTGTCCCCATGAAGTGGGTTTGCTCTACGTTGCCTACATGGGTTTCGTCACGAATCGGTGGTTCTTGCGGGCGTCGTCTATCCACTTGGGTACTATGTTATTGACGAACCGTTGTTTTTGCTCTCTCAGCTTCTTCATGTCAAGTCCTATGTATGCTTGTGCCTTGGCCTTGGTCGACAGGTCGGGCATGGGTACGTTGCCCGTGAACCCGTGGCGTGCCAACACCTTTGCAATCTGCAGACGTGCCTCTTGTGCGGCGATGAGCCCGTCGCTGAAGATGCGCATCACCTCTTGCGGGGCGTGGAAGCTGCCCCCGTGGCTAGCAAAGCCGTAGTCCCAACGCCACTGGCTCTTGCGGATGAGTGCCAGCACGGGCTTCATTTCCTTTTCGGTAGCACCCTTGTCCCAGGCAAACTTGGCCTCGATGTGTGCGGCAGCCAGTTCTTTTTCCAGTCTTGTGCGCTTCTCGCTGGCCATGCGTTGCCTGTCGTAGACGTTCCGTCTCAGTTCTTTCTCGCTCTGGCGGTGGCACACCTGGCAAGTGCGGTCTATGTTGGCCAGCGGGCTGGTGATGTGGTGGTCGGTGTATTTCACGCCTCCCTCGCTCTTGTAGGGCATGTGGCAGTCGGCGCACGAGACCCCTCGCTGTGCATGGATGCCTTGCTTGAAAATTTCGTACCCGGGATGTTGGGCCTTCAAGATGGGTGTCTTGCTCAGCGGATGGATATAGTCGTAAAAGCCCGTCTTGTCGTAGTAGGCCTCGGCAGCCTCTACCGTAAGGCCGCTGTCTTGTGGGAACGACAGGTAATTGGTTTGCTTGTCGAAGTAGTATTCGGTATGGCATTGTGCGCAGACCAGCGACCGCATTTCCTGGTGTGTTGCCTTCTTGACGTCTTCCCCTCTGCGGTTCCATGCCTCGTACAGGGCGGGTCGGGCAGGCTTGAGGTCCATGGTGCGAGCGTCATGGCAGTCGGAGCAGCCTATGCTGTTCATCATCTGGTTGCCCAACTCGCTCCAGGTTGCCTTGTAGAAGTTGGCAGTGCCCATTTCCCGCATCATCCTTGGCACGTCGGGTCCTTTGCATGTCCAGCACGTACCCGGCTGCATGTCGCCGTCGCCGTCAATGCCTGGGTGCCCTGTCCGCAGGATGTTGCGCAGGTCCTCGATGGCATGACGGTGGCCGCGTGGTGTGTTGTATTCTTGCGAGAAGGCGTATCCGGCCCACAGGATGACCATTTCGGGGCGGTCGGCCAGTTCGTCGGTGGCTTTCGAGCCATTGAACTCACTTGTGAATGACGTGTCGGCCGTCATTGCCCAGCTCTCGTATTCGCGCGGGAAGTCGGCCTTGAACTTTTCGTTTTGGGCCACTATCGAGTCGGTCATGGGTGTACGGCGGTTGTTGAAGATACTCGCCACCTCGGCTCTCCGTTCCATCAGGGACGATGTGATGAGTCCCAGTACGAAGACGACGGCCATTGCGCCGCCAAACAGTAGCCATCCTTGCCAGCGTTTTAGTTGTTTAGCCATATCTGTTGAATTTTATGATTCTTACTCTTCCTTGTCTAACAAGCCTTGTAGCCACGAGGGAACCGGCGATTCGGGCAGTGGCACTTGCGTCTCGGCGTGGGGCGTGCCCGACAGGCTGTTCATGCCCCCGTGTGGCACGTCCTTGTGGCATTCCCAGCAGGCAAGGCCCTCGCCGCGCTTGGCCATCATGTAGTCCATGCGCCCCGTCTTTACGAATTCCTGGTTCAGCTGTGTGTGGCAGCGTATGCAGTTGTCCATGATGACCCGTGCCGACGCGTCTTCTGCCTTGATGGTTTGGGCCTCGCCGTCGGTCACGAAGTAGTAGACGTGCTTCATGCCGTCTTTTCCCTTGAAGTAATACTTCATGAAAAGGTTTTGGTGCGGCACATGGCAGTCGTTGCAAGTGGCGTCGCGTCCGTGCGACGAGTGTGACCAGGTGGCGTAATAGGGTGTCATGATGTGGCAATTGACGCACGCGGCTGGGTCGTCGCCTATAATATAGGTGTGCATCCGGAGCAGGTAGGCAAACAGGCCGGCAAGCCCCACGATGACCCCCAGAGCCATGAGCCCGGCAACTTTCTGTCGGTAGGTTAGCGCGTTTTTCCTGTTTGACAATTTGCGAAGGTTCATAGGCCTTTCAGTGAATACTGTGGCAAATATAGGAATAATTTTTGGGAATTGGTGTCAAGAAACAAGAAAATATCCTCATTTATAAGGATAAAAATGCCTTTCCGAAAAAGGTTAAAGATAGAGAACGGCCTCGTTGCCCATGTTCATGAGCAGGTCCAGGATGCTAAGGTTGGGGATGAATCCATGCTTCCGGGCATAGACCTGATAGTACGGCCAGGGCGTGAAAGCATCGTCTGGCAGCGGATGTTTGGGGCGAATGGCATCCCTGAGATCTGTTATTTGGGGCATCTGCAGGGGTAAGTCATCAGCGTTCACATAGGTAGTGGTTTCCTGTATGTTCGGTTCGATGTCCAACAATTGGCACATCTTCATCGTGATTTCGAGGTTGAAATCGTACAGAAAAGTCCATTTCTTCGTGAAAAAAGGGTGTAAGTCGTCCGCATAATACTCAAAGAAAGGGCTCTCACCGTAGGCTGATTGTAGGGCGTTCCAGTGCAGATGACGCCAGTTGGCATGGTCGCTGATGCGAATATCGCGCATTGGACATTTGAGGGAATCATACTTTTCCACCGGAATGCTCAGCACCTGAAGGCCGTTTGTCATGGCGATGTTGCAACGGTTGCGGTACGTTTGCTTGACGTAATTGTCGTGACTTTCCAAGTAACAAACGTCGTAACGATTGAGTTTCTGGTACCACTGCACGGGACCAAAGTAGGTGGATGAAAGAAGAACGCTATTCATGATGCTTTTCAAAATGTGGCCAACGCTTCCATCTGAACAGCGAATAAGCCTTTCCGGCGATGTCACCGTGCTGAACCAGCGTCTGTCTTCGGCCTATTCCCAGCAACAGGTACTGGCAAGTTCCGCAGCGACAGTGTGCGTTGCAGTGGTTTGGAATGAGATATTTTTCGCCCTTGACGGTAATGGTGTCGCCGGGAAGTGCCATCACTTGCCCCAACGCTTGCTGTTGCTGTCCGAACAATACCACCTCACCGCGCTTGAAGTCAGTGCGTGCCAGCCTGTTTACCAACACCCTGTCACCCTTTCGAAGCACTGGCTTGAGCCCCTCATCGGGTACAGTAAAGATGGTAAAGGCGTATGCACGGATAGCCAACATGACTATGGTGCAAACAGCGATGGATAACATCCATTGTAAGAGGTTTCGCAAAAGAGATGCTTTGTTTCTCATCATCGGCTGGCCTGTTGCGGTCAGACGACGTTCATACTGCTATTTAATGTTGTCAACCATGTTGAACAATCGGTTCCAACGGATGCCACCCAGTCCCTTGCGGTCAGGGTCGGAAGACCACCAAATGAAGATAGGTTTGCCCACGATGTGGTCCTCAGGTACAAATCCCCAGTAGCGGCTGTCTGCCGAATTGTGACGGTTGTCGCCCATCATCCAATAGTAATCCATTTTGAAGGTGTAGCTCTTGGCCAGTCGTCCGTTGATGTATATCTGGTTGTTCTTAATCTTCAGCTCGTTATTCTCGTACACGCGGATGGGACGTTCGTACACAGCGATGTTGTTCATGTCCAGGTTGATGCTTTTCCCCTTGGCCGGAATCCATATCGGCCCGTAGTTGTCGCGTGTCCAATTCGTCACGGCATTCAGCGGATAAAGGTCGCCCACGGTGGCATCGGTGTTGATGCTGATGCTCTCAACAATGTCCTTGCGCGCCGCAAGAGCCTTTGCTGTAGCCTTGGTCAGCGGCATGCAACCACGTTGGTTCAGGCTGCCAAGGTCTTCCATGGATATGCCCAGCTCTTTCATGAGGTCGTCTGGGATATGCTGCTTCAGTTTGATGTAATAGGTATATTGTACGTTGTCAGGCTCTTTGTTGGGCTTGCCGTCCAAGTAAACGATACGGTTTTTGATTTGGAGCGTCTGCCCTGGCAGTCCAACACATCGCTTCACATAGTTTTCGCGGCGGTCGGTAGGGCGGCTGTCGATAGAGCCAAACTCCACCGGATTGCTGGCTACGTATTGTCTTCCAAGTGCATACACCTGCTCAAAGTAGTCGTGT
Encoded proteins:
- the nrfH gene encoding cytochrome c nitrite reductase small subunit — protein: MNLRKLSNRKNALTYRQKVAGLMALGVIVGLAGLFAYLLRMHTYIIGDDPAACVNCHIMTPYYATWSHSSHGRDATCNDCHVPHQNLFMKYYFKGKDGMKHVYYFVTDGEAQTIKAEDASARVIMDNCIRCHTQLNQEFVKTGRMDYMMAKRGEGLACWECHKDVPHGGMNSLSGTPHAETQVPLPESPVPSWLQGLLDKEE
- the lepB gene encoding signal peptidase I is translated as MMRNKASLLRNLLQWMLSIAVCTIVMLAIRAYAFTIFTVPDEGLKPVLRKGDRVLVNRLARTDFKRGEVVLFGQQQQALGQVMALPGDTITVKGEKYLIPNHCNAHCRCGTCQYLLLGIGRRQTLVQHGDIAGKAYSLFRWKRWPHFEKHHE
- a CDS encoding cytochrome c biogenesis protein ResB, with the protein product MWNKPWKYKEGIAIGAGLVITGQLLQLTAGPIDWSVFAFPANAIALACTVLVLATIYALRPHVYLFRYLTTTYSATTALGFAALMTVIMGLTRQVPASMPATDAIGLTRMLSYWPFVWIYLWVTITVGETAIHQLLSMKRRNIPSLLCHTGLLLVLVTATLGSADMRRLKMICYKGQPEWRATDGQMRMHELPIAIQLDSFTIDQYPPRLLMADARGNALPEGTPQSLLLEPSLRQGKLLGWGIKIEQNISEAAPKIMDASMQYVPWMSSGAVSAVLVEATSPDGKTRKKDWISDGSYLFPSQTLTLTDSLRLFMPLREPLRYASTVQIFTKTGKCETAEIEVNKPFAVDGWKIYLLDYDKRMGRWSDESTFELVADPWLPAVYTGICLLLAGAVMVFITAQRRKEEHP
- a CDS encoding DUF3332 domain-containing protein, translating into MMKKKNLRVSTLLLAATLLTTSCIGSFGLFNKLLSWNKTATDSKFLNEIIFLILSPAYAICGTADVVVLNTIEFWTGDNPMANNGKTKQVMGQDGRYYAVKTLKDGYEITAPTGEVTKFLYDKSTDSWSQVANGKQTELFRFNEDGTIKATLPNGKKMDVALTEAGVYQVHMAVNDGTYWAMK
- the ccsA gene encoding cytochrome c biogenesis protein CcsA — its product is MTWHYFLAFAILSALLWAGGAWASWKNKSRRAYTLTGLGLAVFFMYVLWMWITLDRPPLRTMGETRLWYSLFLPLAGLIVYSRWRYKWILPLSTLLSLVFICINILKPEIHSKTLMPALQSPWFAPHVIVYMFAYALLGAAFVISAYLLFIKRQKASLDEMDICDNLTYVGWAFLTTGMLFGALWAKEAWGHYWAWDPKETWAAATWLAYLAYIHLRLGGKGSSRTALWILVINFALLQMCWWGINFLPSAQGVSIHTYNIN
- the nrfA gene encoding ammonia-forming cytochrome c nitrite reductase — its product is MAKQLKRWQGWLLFGGAMAVVFVLGLITSSLMERRAEVASIFNNRRTPMTDSIVAQNEKFKADFPREYESWAMTADTSFTSEFNGSKATDELADRPEMVILWAGYAFSQEYNTPRGHRHAIEDLRNILRTGHPGIDGDGDMQPGTCWTCKGPDVPRMMREMGTANFYKATWSELGNQMMNSIGCSDCHDARTMDLKPARPALYEAWNRRGEDVKKATHQEMRSLVCAQCHTEYYFDKQTNYLSFPQDSGLTVEAAEAYYDKTGFYDYIHPLSKTPILKAQHPGYEIFKQGIHAQRGVSCADCHMPYKSEGGVKYTDHHITSPLANIDRTCQVCHRQSEKELRRNVYDRQRMASEKRTRLEKELAAAHIEAKFAWDKGATEKEMKPVLALIRKSQWRWDYGFASHGGSFHAPQEVMRIFSDGLIAAQEARLQIAKVLARHGFTGNVPMPDLSTKAKAQAYIGLDMKKLREQKQRFVNNIVPKWIDDARKNHRFVTKPM
- the lepB gene encoding signal peptidase I, whose amino-acid sequence is MINKQKAKLNMKVQWTKFIVVLALYLLFLYWVKSWWGLLVIPFIYDVYISKKIRWQWWKDAEAPVRFVMSWVDALVFALVAVYFINLFVFQNYVIPSSSLEKSLLTGDYLFVSKVSYGPRIPQTPLTMPLTQHTLPIINTKSYIEFPHWDYRRVKGLGNVKLNDIVVFNYPAGDTICTELPYQTEYYSMVYGFGQQIFEQNNGAPIDLNTLNKQQQHDYFEQVYALGRQYVASNPVEFGSIDSRPTDRRENYVKRCVGLPGQTLQIKNRIVYLDGKPNKEPDNVQYTYYIKLKQHIPDDLMKELGISMEDLGSLNQRGCMPLTKATAKALAARKDIVESISINTDATVGDLYPLNAVTNWTRDNYGPIWIPAKGKSINLDMNNIAVYERPIRVYENNELKIKNNQIYINGRLAKSYTFKMDYYWMMGDNRHNSADSRYWGFVPEDHIVGKPIFIWWSSDPDRKGLGGIRWNRLFNMVDNIK
- a CDS encoding WbqC family protein, with protein sequence MNSVLLSSTYFGPVQWYQKLNRYDVCYLESHDNYVKQTYRNRCNIAMTNGLQVLSIPVEKYDSLKCPMRDIRISDHANWRHLHWNALQSAYGESPFFEYYADDLHPFFTKKWTFLYDFNLEITMKMCQLLDIEPNIQETTTYVNADDLPLQMPQITDLRDAIRPKHPLPDDAFTPWPYYQVYARKHGFIPNLSILDLLMNMGNEAVLYL